One genomic window of Anguilla anguilla isolate fAngAng1 chromosome 13, fAngAng1.pri, whole genome shotgun sequence includes the following:
- the slc5a8l gene encoding sodium-coupled monocarboxylate transporter 1, with product MVGTGGPVPSFSVWDYVVFVGTILAAAAVGLFQAIRGRRDTSSAEFLLGGRRMTAVPVAMSLTASFMSGITVIGTPAEAYRYGTPFWLFGFSYAIMSTLTAEVFVPLFYRLGITSTYEYLEMRFNKLIRTVGTTMYIIQTALYTGMVIYAPALALNQITGLNLWGVLVATGAVCIIYCTLGGLKAVIWTDVFQMVIMLAGFVAVIAQGAVLRGGLTTIWEDAYRGGRLEAFDFDPDPLKRHTFWTIVVGGSLMWASIYAINQSQVQRYISCRTLTQAKLSLYFNMVGLWVTVSLAVFTGLTMYSIFRNCDPLANGDIGALDQMLPYLVMAILSDFPGVPGLFVAAAYSGTLSTVSSSINALVAVTVEDFVKPIWPNLSERKVSWINMGLSVFFGALCIGMAGVASMMGSILQAALSIFGMISGPLLGLYFLGMFFRCGNSTGGLVGLCAGLLLTLWVGIGAQVYPPLPEKTLPLNVSVAGCNHSQDLNFTTATPWSSAVTLAPLPTPDRPVLADTWYSLSYLYLCPLGTLMTLILGLAVSAATGGCKQRKIRPELFVQKSDLFCFSCGADSSEASESAGEKLGKTNPAFTDAVADVTMKEREKVTRF from the exons ATGGTTGGCACGGGGGGGCCTGTGCCCTCGTTCTCAGTGTGGGACTACGTGGTTTTCGTGGGCACGATCTTGGCGGCGGCAGCCGTCGGGCTGTTCCAGGCCATCCGCGGGCGAAGGGATACCAGCAGCGCCGAGTTTCTGCTCGGGGGACGGCGGATGACGGCGGTGCCCGTGGCAATGTCCCTTACCGCCAGCTTCATGTCGGGTATCACCGTGATCGGCACCCCGGCCGAAGCCTATCGCTACGGAACCCCCTTCTGGCTCTTCGGCTTCTCCTACGCCATCATGTCCACGCTCACGGCGGAGGTCTTCGTCCCGCTCTTCTACCGCTTGGGGATCACCAGCACCTACGAG TATTTGGAGATGCGCTTCAACAAACTAATTCGGACGGTTGGAACGACTATGTACATCATACAGACA GCCTTGTACACGGGAATGGTGATTTACGCTCCCGCGCTCGCCCTCAATCAGA TTACTGGCCTCAACctgtggggggtgctggtggcTACGGGAGCCGTGTGCATTATCTACTGCACCCTG GGGGGCCTGAAGGCGGTTATTTGGACGGACGTGTTCCAGATGGTGATCATGCTGGCGGGGTTCGTGGCCGTCATCGCCCAGGGCGCGGTGCTCCGGGGGGGCCTGACCACCATCTGGGAGGACGCCTACCGGGGGGGTCGCCTCGAAGCCTTTGA CTTTGATCCCGACCCCTTGAAGCGACACACATTCTGGACCATCGTGGTGGGCGGCAGCTTGATGTGGGCATCAATCTACGCgatcaaccaatcacaggtgCAGCGGTACATTTCCTGCCGCACTCTGACCCAGGCGAAGCT GTCTCTGTACTTCAATATGGTGGGGCTGTGGGTGACCGTCAGCTTGGCCGTCTTCACCGGCCTCACCATGTACTCCATCTTCAGGAACTGCGACCCGCTGGCCAACGGCGACATCGGGGCGCTCGATCAG ATGCTTCCGTACCTGGTGATGGCCATTCTGTCAGACTTCCCAGGAGTCCCTGGGCTGTTTGTCGCGGCTGCGTACAGCGGCACTTTGAG CACCGTTTCCTCGAGCATCAATGCCCTGGTGGCTGTAACGGTGGAGGACTTTGTGAAGCCCATTTGGCCGAACCTCAGTGAGCGAAAGGTCTCCTGGATTAACATGGGCCTCA GTGTGTTCTTTGGGGCGCTCTGCATAGGCATGGCAGGTGTGGCGTCCATGATGGGAAGCATTCTACAG GCAGCCCTGTCCATATTCGGCATGATCAGCGGTCCTTTGCTTGGACTGTACTTCCTTGGCATGTTCTTCCGATGTGGAAATTCAACT GGAGGACTGGTGGGTCTGTGTGCAGGTCTGCTGCTGACCCTCTGGGTGGGGATAGGGGCGCAGGTGTACCCCCCTCTGCCCGAAAAGACCCTCCCCCTCAATGTCAGTGTCGCGGGCTGCAACCACTCTCAAGACCTCAACTTCACCACCGCGACACCGTGGAGCAGCGCGGTGACGTTAGCGCCACTGCCGACTCC AGACAGGCCGGTTCTGGCAGACACCTGGTACTCCCTGTCATACCTCTACCTTTGCCCGCTGGGCACCCTGATGACCCTCATCCTTGGCTTAGCGGTCAGCGCTGCCACAG GCGGCTGCAAGCAGAGGAAGATTCGACCCGAGCTGTTTGTACAGAAGAGCGATTTGTTCTGCTTCAGCTGCGGAGCGGATTCATCCGAG GCCTCAGAGTCCGCAGGGGAGAAGCTGGGTAAGACGAATCCAGCGTTCACCGACGCCGTGGCAGACGTCACgatgaaggagagggagaaggtcACCAGGTTCTGA
- the LOC118210562 gene encoding A-agglutinin anchorage subunit-like, producing the protein MNISRLARSAVEMKMIHERSLGRLLSLLSFFLAIHLGSTSTRPPDPADNPHNTTGLTSATTPASKPNWKGTTATAVIHRPNQSTSATTTTMSLDSEQNGVSHNHTQNETVSKWNATIATTGSTHISAGTTSSNSTEDTEVPVDSELSLGLTTSSPVTKATTATTPPVNAASSSVATVKATNPPPMTPTTQRARVPGMVSPRNNPVLASTPESTTLGEPFNLKHSKKTMTIIFSSLVGVAALVILLYTLDRCKQKKTQYLHRPLYNNSEETVERFVPADDTLVISGGLYDGPRVYNPTMTTANEDEDFHCDQPPFPSRSTQFQLKLLKEEGERPPSYEASTCQSSPRMDQDA; encoded by the exons ATGAATATCTCACGGTTGGCACG gtcggctgtggaaatgaaaatgattcacGAACGAAGTCTCGGCCGGCTTCTGTCTTTACTGAGTTTCTTCTTGGCTATTCATTTGGGATCCACCTCGACGAGGCCTCCTGACCCAGCTGACAATCCCCACAACACCACAGGTCTCACAAGTGCAACCACGCCTGCTTCCAAACCCAACTGGAAGGGTACCACGGCAACCGCAGTTATCCACAGGCCCAACCAAAGCACGtctgccaccaccaccacaatgTCTCTGGACTCTGAACAGAACGGTGTCTCCCACAATCACACCCAGAACGAAACGGTCTCCAAATGGAATGCCACGATCGCCACAACAGGTTCCACACACATCAGTGCCGGCACCACTTCTTCAAACTCCACTGAGGACACGGAGGTGCCAGTGGACTCCGAGCTCTCACTGGGTCTCACCACCTCGTCTCCGGTTACTAAAGCGACTACAGCCACGACTCCTCCGGTCAACGCTGCTTCATCGTCTGTGGCTACAGTCAAGGCCACTAATCCTCCACCTATGACTCCCACAACCCAAAGAGCCAGAGTGCCAGGAATGGTTTCTCCTCGTAACAACCCTGTATTAGCATCTACACCTGAGTCCACCACTCTGG GTGAACCTTTCAACCTGAAGCATTCGAAAAAGACCATGACCATAATCTTCAGTTCTTTAGTGGGAGTCGCAGCTCTTGTGATACTCTtgtacaccctggacagatgCAAGCAGAAGAAGACCCAATACCTACACCGACCCCTCTACAACAACTCAGAGGAAACAG TGGAAAGATTTGTGCCTGCAGACGACACGCTGGTCATCTCCGGAGGCCTCTACGATGGACCTCGGGTCTACAACCCCACTATGACAACAGCCAATGAGGACGAAGACTTCCACTGTGACCAGCCTCCATTTCCCTCCAGATCCACACAGTTCCAGTTGAAGCTActgaaggaggagggag
- the LOC118210726 gene encoding mitochondrial glutamate carrier 1-like isoform X1 has protein sequence MSQQQISLPAKLINGGIAGIVGVTCVFPIDLAKTRLQNQRQGQQVYKSMMDCLIRTVRSEGYFGMYRGAAVNLTLVTPEKAIKLAANDFFRHHLGRSGKGLTVYKEMLAGCGAGMCQVVITTPMEMLKIQLQDAGRLAANQNQQRTPAVVASSKLGAGNAVLRRSYNVGLAPAPAARAESATQIARQLLRAQGVSGLYRGLGATLMRDIPFSVVYFPLFANLNALAKDAPEGSAPFYWSFLSGCAAGSIAAIAVNPCDVIKTRLQSLSKGANEESYSGIVDCFRKILRREGPAAFLKGAGCRALVIAPLFGIAQVMYFVGAGEFILDHNPFRLCSRSVV, from the exons ATGTCACAGCAGCAGATCAG CCTCCCCGCTAAGCTCATTAATGGCGGCATTGCTGGGATTGTGGGTGTGACCTGCGTGTTCCCCATTGACTTGGCCAAAACCCGGCTTCAGAACCAGAGGCAGGGCCAACAGGTCTACAAGAGCAT GATGGACTGCCTCATCAGGACAGTGCGTTCTGAGGGATACTTCGGAATGTATAGAG GCGCGGCGGTGAACCTGACATTGGTCACCCCTGAGAAGGCCATCAAACTGGCCGCTAACGACTTCTTCCGCCACCATCTCGGCCGATCCGG GAAGGGGCTGACGGTGTATAAGGAGATGTTGGCGGGGTGTGGCGCGGGCATGTGTCAGGTCGTCATCACCACGCCCATGGAGATGCTGAAGATCCAGCTGCAGGACGCCGGGAGGCTCG cagccaatcagaatcagcAGAGGACGCCGGCGGTGGTGGCCTCTTCCAAACTGGGCGCGGGGAACGCCGTGCTGCGCAGGTCCTACAACGTGGGGCTGGCGCCGGCGCCCGCGGCGAGGGCGGAGTCAGCGACGCAGATCGCCCGCCAGCTGCTGCGTGCCCAGGGCGTGTCGGGCCTGTACCGGGGCCTGGGGGCCACGCTCATGAG AGACATCCCGTTCTCCGTCGTGTATTTCCCGCTCTTCGCCAACCTGAACGCCCTGGCTAAGGACGCCCCggaaggctccgcccccttctaCTGGTCCTTCCTGTCCGGCTGCGCTGCGGGATCCATCGCCGCCATCGCCGTCAACCCCTGCGACG TGATAAAGACCAGGCTCCAGTCTCTGAGCAAAGGAGCCAATGAGGAGAGCTACAGTGGCATCGTAGACTGCTTCAG AAAGATCCTGCGGAGGGAGGGGCCGGCCGCCTtcctgaagggggcggggtgcCGAGCGCTGGTCATCGCTCCGCTCTTCGGCATTGCCCAGGTCATGTACTTCGTGGGCGCGGGAGAATTCATCCTGGACCACAACCCCTTCCGCCTCTGCTCCCGCAGCGTGGTTTAA
- the LOC118210726 gene encoding mitochondrial glutamate carrier 1-like isoform X2 gives MSQQQISLPAKLINGGIAGIVGVTCVFPIDLAKTRLQNQRQGQQVYKSMMDCLIRTVRSEGYFGMYRGAAVNLTLVTPEKAIKLAANDFFRHHLGRSGKGLTVYKEMLAGCGAGMCQVVITTPMEMLKIQLQDAGRLANQNQQRTPAVVASSKLGAGNAVLRRSYNVGLAPAPAARAESATQIARQLLRAQGVSGLYRGLGATLMRDIPFSVVYFPLFANLNALAKDAPEGSAPFYWSFLSGCAAGSIAAIAVNPCDVIKTRLQSLSKGANEESYSGIVDCFRKILRREGPAAFLKGAGCRALVIAPLFGIAQVMYFVGAGEFILDHNPFRLCSRSVV, from the exons ATGTCACAGCAGCAGATCAG CCTCCCCGCTAAGCTCATTAATGGCGGCATTGCTGGGATTGTGGGTGTGACCTGCGTGTTCCCCATTGACTTGGCCAAAACCCGGCTTCAGAACCAGAGGCAGGGCCAACAGGTCTACAAGAGCAT GATGGACTGCCTCATCAGGACAGTGCGTTCTGAGGGATACTTCGGAATGTATAGAG GCGCGGCGGTGAACCTGACATTGGTCACCCCTGAGAAGGCCATCAAACTGGCCGCTAACGACTTCTTCCGCCACCATCTCGGCCGATCCGG GAAGGGGCTGACGGTGTATAAGGAGATGTTGGCGGGGTGTGGCGCGGGCATGTGTCAGGTCGTCATCACCACGCCCATGGAGATGCTGAAGATCCAGCTGCAGGACGCCGGGAGGCTCG ccaatcagaatcagcAGAGGACGCCGGCGGTGGTGGCCTCTTCCAAACTGGGCGCGGGGAACGCCGTGCTGCGCAGGTCCTACAACGTGGGGCTGGCGCCGGCGCCCGCGGCGAGGGCGGAGTCAGCGACGCAGATCGCCCGCCAGCTGCTGCGTGCCCAGGGCGTGTCGGGCCTGTACCGGGGCCTGGGGGCCACGCTCATGAG AGACATCCCGTTCTCCGTCGTGTATTTCCCGCTCTTCGCCAACCTGAACGCCCTGGCTAAGGACGCCCCggaaggctccgcccccttctaCTGGTCCTTCCTGTCCGGCTGCGCTGCGGGATCCATCGCCGCCATCGCCGTCAACCCCTGCGACG TGATAAAGACCAGGCTCCAGTCTCTGAGCAAAGGAGCCAATGAGGAGAGCTACAGTGGCATCGTAGACTGCTTCAG AAAGATCCTGCGGAGGGAGGGGCCGGCCGCCTtcctgaagggggcggggtgcCGAGCGCTGGTCATCGCTCCGCTCTTCGGCATTGCCCAGGTCATGTACTTCGTGGGCGCGGGAGAATTCATCCTGGACCACAACCCCTTCCGCCTCTGCTCCCGCAGCGTGGTTTAA
- the tshba gene encoding thyroid stimulating hormone subunit beta a produces MRVVLLASGVLCLLAGQVLSICSPVDYTLYVEKPECDFCVAINTTICMGFCYSLDPNVVGPAVKRLVVQRGCTYQAVEYRTAELPGCPPHVDPRFSYPVALHCTCRACDPARDECTHRASADGDRCSKPLLLHMHAYPGQSNYIQTL; encoded by the exons ATGAGAGTGGTCCTGTTGGCCAGCGGCGTCCTCTGCCTGTTAGCAGGACAGGTTCTCTCCATCTGCAGTCCTGTGGACTACACGCTGTACGTGGAGAAACCGGAGTGTGACTTCTGCGTGGCCATCAACACCACCATCTGCATGGGCTTCTGCTATTCCCTG GACCCCAATGTGGTGGGCCCGGCGGTGAAGCGCCTGGTGGTCCAGCGGGGGTGCACGTACCAGGCGGTGGAGTACCGGACGGCGGAGCTCCCGGGGTGCCCCCCGCACGTGGACCCCCGCTTCTCGTACCCCGTGGCCCTGCACTGCACCTGCCGGGCCTGCGATCCGGCGCGGGACGAGTGCACGCACAGGGCCAGCGCCGACGGGGACCGCTGCTCCAAGCCCCTCCTCCTGCACATGCACGCCTACCCGGGACAGAGCAACTACATCCAGACCCTCTGA